In Psychrobacter ciconiae, the following are encoded in one genomic region:
- a CDS encoding ATP-grasp domain-containing protein, with product MKIAIHHRKGSFSERWIAYCEKNAIDYKVVNAFDSDIIQQVKDCDAFMWHHHHGHFKDVIAAKKILFSLEQAGIKVFPDFNTGWHFDDKVAQKYLLEAIDAPLVPSYVFYDKKEAMTWAQQTSYPKVFKLKGGAGATNVKLVKNKKDAEKLINQAFGKGFSQFDRLNNLKEKCSKYKNGKESLLGVAKGVGRLVVSSDFDRQQAPERGYIYFQDFIPNEGFDIRVVVIENKAVALKRVTRKNDFRASGSGNLVFENEHIDKRYIKIAFDLSEKLKTSSLAIDLIHSKQDAIYVVEISYGFPMLNFLDCASGYWDNMLNWHQSYFNLQEWIIGSSLKDIKDRD from the coding sequence ATGAAAATAGCCATTCATCATCGTAAAGGTAGTTTTTCTGAGCGCTGGATTGCCTATTGCGAAAAAAACGCCATAGACTACAAAGTAGTTAATGCTTTTGACAGTGATATTATCCAACAAGTTAAAGATTGCGATGCTTTTATGTGGCATCATCATCACGGTCATTTCAAGGACGTTATCGCTGCTAAGAAAATTCTATTTTCGTTAGAGCAAGCAGGAATCAAAGTTTTCCCTGATTTTAATACTGGTTGGCATTTTGATGATAAAGTAGCCCAAAAGTATTTATTGGAAGCAATTGATGCGCCTTTAGTTCCTAGCTATGTTTTTTATGATAAAAAGGAAGCAATGACTTGGGCTCAACAAACTTCTTATCCAAAGGTTTTTAAGCTTAAGGGTGGAGCAGGAGCGACAAACGTTAAGCTTGTCAAAAATAAAAAGGATGCTGAAAAATTAATTAATCAAGCCTTTGGAAAAGGCTTTAGCCAGTTTGACCGCTTAAATAATTTAAAAGAGAAATGTTCTAAATACAAAAATGGCAAAGAGTCGTTGCTAGGAGTCGCTAAGGGCGTAGGTCGATTGGTGGTTTCATCAGATTTTGATAGACAACAAGCACCGGAACGAGGCTATATTTATTTTCAAGACTTTATACCGAATGAAGGTTTTGATATAAGAGTTGTAGTCATTGAAAATAAAGCAGTAGCATTAAAAAGAGTAACAAGAAAGAACGATTTTAGGGCCTCTGGAAGTGGAAATTTGGTCTTTGAAAACGAGCATATAGATAAAAGGTATATTAAGATAGCTTTCGATTTGAGTGAAAAACTGAAAACTTCTTCATTAGCTATAGATTTAATCCATAGTAAGCAAGACGCGATATACGTTGTTGAGATTAGCTATGGTTTTCCTATGCTAAATTTCTTAGATTGTGCGTCAGGCTATTGGGATAATATGTTAAATTGGCATCAAAGTTATTTTAACCTTCAAGAGTGGATAATAGGTTCATCTTTAAAGGATATAAAAGATAGAGATTAA
- a CDS encoding NAD-dependent epimerase/dehydratase family protein — protein sequence MSQYEAIQKSLIDAPKVWLVTGVAGFIGSNLLETLLKLNQTVVGLDNFATGFQHNLDEVQSLVSPEQWARFRFIEGDIRNLEDCQSACLGIDYVLHQAALGSVPRSIADPINTNSTNIDGFLNMLVAARDAKVASFTYAASSSTYGDHPALPKVEDTIGNPLSPYAVTKYVNELYADVFARTYGFHTIGLRYFNIFGKRQTPDGAYAAVIPKWTAAMIKGEDVYINGDGDTSRDFNFIENAVQANILAATANDEAKNQVYNVAVGGRTTLNTLFDALKEHLANNGVEYAKAPVYRDFRAGDVRHSQADISKIKNELGYEPKFNIIQGIEKAMPWYVKFLA from the coding sequence ATGTCGCAGTACGAAGCTATACAAAAAAGCCTGATTGATGCCCCTAAAGTTTGGTTAGTCACGGGGGTTGCCGGATTTATCGGCTCAAACTTGCTTGAGACGTTATTAAAGCTTAATCAAACCGTGGTTGGGCTTGATAACTTTGCTACAGGGTTTCAGCATAACCTTGATGAAGTCCAAAGCTTAGTGAGCCCTGAGCAGTGGGCACGATTCCGCTTTATTGAAGGTGATATCCGTAATCTTGAGGATTGCCAATCAGCTTGCCTTGGTATTGATTATGTACTGCACCAAGCTGCCCTTGGCTCAGTGCCACGCTCGATTGCAGACCCTATTAATACCAACAGCACTAATATTGATGGTTTTTTAAATATGCTAGTAGCAGCTCGTGATGCGAAGGTAGCCAGCTTTACTTATGCTGCCAGTAGCTCAACCTATGGCGACCACCCGGCACTGCCTAAAGTTGAAGATACCATCGGCAATCCTTTATCGCCTTACGCCGTTACCAAATATGTCAATGAGCTGTATGCCGATGTGTTTGCCCGAACATATGGCTTTCATACTATTGGACTGCGCTATTTTAATATTTTTGGTAAGCGTCAAACGCCTGATGGTGCCTATGCTGCCGTCATTCCAAAATGGACAGCCGCTATGATTAAAGGTGAGGATGTTTATATCAATGGTGATGGCGATACCAGTCGCGACTTTAACTTTATTGAAAATGCGGTTCAAGCCAATATTCTAGCCGCCACCGCCAATGATGAGGCTAAAAATCAAGTCTATAACGTGGCAGTGGGTGGACGCACGACGCTCAATACGCTGTTTGACGCGTTAAAGGAACATCTAGCAAATAATGGTGTCGAGTATGCCAAAGCGCCTGTCTATCGTGACTTTAGAGCAGGGGATGTACGCCACAGCCAAGCTGATATTAGTAAAATTAAAAATGAGCTAGGCTATGAGCCAAAATTTAACATCATTCAAGGTATTGAGAAAGCGATGCCTTGGTATGTGAAGTTTTTAGCTTAG
- a CDS encoding oligosaccharide flippase family protein, translating to MASNFGYLMLLQIAGYIFPLITIPYLARVIGVDGFGKIAFAGGVVIWLKTISDWGFNYTATRDVALNKDNLERVSEIFSNVLWARIFLMLISFLILLGAIAIIPYFKENQAILLVSFLLVPGGIFFPDWFFQAMERMKFITIFSLLSKTIFTLLIFLFVKSKEDYILQPLFISLGFVVCGIFAMYVILFRWKIKLYAPNPSQIMLTIKRSSDVFINNIVPNLYNSFSIVLLGFFSGSVANGLLDAGSKFTNIIQQFLSIVSRVFFPLLSRKIDSHQLYAKLNIILSIIASVVLFLSAPYIIKLFYTEEFSPAILVLRIMSLSIVFSALISTFGTNFMIIKGYEKSLRNTTIVCSVIGFLISFPLIYIYSFIGAAITITLTRAILGMSIMYKAKIIKNKELAI from the coding sequence GTGGCGAGCAATTTTGGCTATTTGATGCTTTTACAAATTGCTGGCTACATATTTCCGTTGATTACGATTCCATATCTAGCTCGTGTCATAGGTGTAGACGGTTTTGGCAAAATTGCATTTGCTGGCGGGGTAGTAATTTGGTTGAAAACTATATCTGATTGGGGGTTTAATTATACAGCTACGAGAGATGTGGCTTTAAATAAGGATAACTTAGAGAGGGTATCAGAGATATTCAGCAACGTTCTGTGGGCAAGAATATTTTTAATGCTTATCTCATTTTTGATATTATTGGGAGCTATAGCAATAATTCCTTACTTTAAAGAGAACCAAGCTATACTGCTAGTAAGCTTTTTATTAGTACCAGGAGGGATATTTTTTCCAGACTGGTTCTTCCAAGCTATGGAGCGCATGAAGTTTATCACTATTTTTAGCTTGCTGAGTAAGACGATATTTACTTTGTTGATATTTTTATTTGTTAAGAGTAAAGAAGACTATATTCTTCAGCCATTATTTATAAGTTTAGGGTTCGTAGTATGCGGCATTTTTGCTATGTATGTGATATTGTTCAGATGGAAAATAAAGCTTTATGCTCCTAATCCTAGTCAAATAATGTTAACCATAAAAAGAAGCTCTGACGTTTTCATAAACAATATTGTTCCAAACTTATATAATAGCTTTTCTATTGTGCTTTTAGGTTTCTTCTCAGGAAGCGTTGCTAATGGGCTACTAGATGCTGGAAGTAAGTTTACAAATATAATTCAGCAGTTTTTGTCTATCGTTTCAAGAGTTTTTTTTCCTTTACTGTCTAGAAAAATAGATTCTCACCAACTTTATGCTAAGCTAAATATAATATTATCAATTATTGCTTCGGTAGTATTATTTTTATCTGCGCCTTATATTATAAAACTATTTTATACAGAAGAATTTTCGCCTGCTATCTTAGTATTAAGGATAATGTCACTTTCTATTGTCTTTTCTGCTTTAATAAGTACTTTCGGCACTAACTTTATGATAATAAAGGGCTATGAAAAAAGCTTAAGAAATACAACGATAGTATGTTCTGTCATCGGTTTCTTGATTTCATTTCCTTTAATTTACATTTATTCCTTTATTGGTGCCGCAATTACTATAACGCTGACAAGAGCTATTTTGGGCATGAGCATTATGTACAAAGCAAAAATCATCAAAAATAAAGAGTTAGCCATATGA